In Cololabis saira isolate AMF1-May2022 chromosome 14, fColSai1.1, whole genome shotgun sequence, a single genomic region encodes these proteins:
- the LOC133459270 gene encoding olfactory receptor 8G17-like, translating into MENYTFNSFTLQLDGLKLSEASMYPVFFAFLFCYLFIIIGNLGIIVLVFIDRGLHTPMYLLFCNLAFNDILGNSIMVPRLLISILGHRSEILISYYECVIQAFISHMFATTAQTILMIMSFDRYMAICNPLRYTVIMTNKMLLKLTVSAWGVAFVLVGILLGLTIRLSRCRTLIANPCCDNASLFKLSCESVVINNIYGITFTVVLSVASVGSTVLTYTMIIVVCLTSKSKSLNSKALKTCSTHLIVYIVMFTSGKVGIAFHRYPEYAEQRKLCLILFHVIPGTLNPVIYGLQSKEIRRFLFKFLPSKKVLSS; encoded by the coding sequence ATGGAGAACTACACCTTCAACAGCTTCACCCTCCAGCTGGACGGGTTGAAGCTCTCAGAGGCTTCCATGTACCCCGTCTTTTTTGCTTTCCTTTTCTGCTACCTGTTTATCATCATAGGCAACCTGGGCATCATTGTCCTGGTTTTCATCGACAGAGGCCTCCATACTCCCATGTACCTGCTGTTCTGCAACCTGGCCTTTAATGACATACTCGGTAACTCCATCATGGTTCCTCGTCTCCTGATTAGTATTCTTGGGCATCGCTCCGAGATCCTCATCAGCTACTACGAGTGTGTGATTCAGGCGTTCATCTCTCACATGTTTGCCACCACCGCTCAGACTATTCTCATGATCATGTCCTTCGACAGATACATGGCCATCTGTAATCCTTTGCGTTACACCGTGATAATGACCAATAAGATGTTGTTGAAGCTGACGGTGTCAGCCTGGGGCGTGGCCTTCGTTCTGGTCGGGATTCTGCTCGGTCTGACCATCCGGTTGAGCCGCTGCAGGACTCTGATCGCTAATCCGTGCTGTGACAATGCCTCGTTGTTTAAGCTGTCATGTGAGAGCGTGGTGATCAACAACATCTACGGCATCACCTTCACCGTGGTTTTGTCTGTAGCTTCAGTCGGCAGCACGGTTCTGACCTACACCATGATCATCGTGGTGTGTCTGACCAGCAAGAGCAAGTCCTTGAACAGTAAAGCCCTGAAGACCTGCAGCACTCATCTCATCGTCTACATAGTCATGTTTACTTCCGGAAAGGTCGGCATCGCATTTCATCGCTACCCAGAGTACGCCGAGCAgagaaaactttgtttgattttgtttcACGTCATCCCAGGAACCCTCAACCCTGTCATTTACGGGCTTCAGTCAAAGGAGATCCGAAGGTTTCTGTTCAAGTTTTTACCTTCCAAAAAGGTGTTGTCGTCATGA
- the LOC133459360 gene encoding olfactory receptor 8G17-like: protein MENYTFNSFTLQLEGLKVSEASMHPAFFSFLFLYLFIIVANMGIIVLVFIDRSLHQPMYLLFCNLAFNDILGNSYMVPRLLVDILTPPSERLISYNQCVVQAFVSHIFGTASHTVLMIMAFDRYVAICNPLRYALIMTKEMVVKLIVSAWGVAFVLVGILLGLTVRLNRCRTLIANPYCDNASLFKLSCESVVINNIYGLAFTVVLLTSSIGSIVLTYMKITVVCLTSKSKMLNTKALKTCSTHLFVYLIMFFCGKCTIVLHRFPQLSDQRKLSAILFHVIPGSLNPIIYAAQSKEIKRFLSKLLRSRKVSSP, encoded by the coding sequence ATGGAGAACTACACCTTCAACAGCTTCACCCTCCAGCTTGAGGGGTTGAAGGTCTCAGAGGCTTCCATGCACCCagcctttttctctttccttttcctcTACCTGTTTATCATCGTAGCCAACATGGGCATCATTGTCCTGGTTTTCATTGACAGAAGCCTCCATCAGCCCATGTACCTGCTGTTCTGCAACCTGGCCTTTAATGACATACTCGGTAACTCTTACATGGTTCCTCGTCTGCTTGTAGATATTCTGACACCTCCATCTGAGCGCCTCATCAGTTATAACCAGTGTGTGGTTCAGGCGTTCGTCTCTCACATATTTGGCACAGCTTCCCACACGGTTCTCATGATCATGGCCTTCGACAGATACGTGGCCATCTGTAATCCTCTGCGTTACGCCCTGATAATGACCAAAGAAATGGTGGTGAAGCTGATCGTTTCAGCCTGGGGCGTGGCCTTCGTTCTGGTCGGGATTCTGCTCGGCCTGACCGTTCGGTTGAACCGATGCAGGACTCTGATCGCTAATCCGTACTGTGATAACGCCTCGTTGTTTAAGCTGTCATGCGAGAGCGTGGTGATCAACAACATCTACGGCCTCGCCTTCACCGTGGTTTTGTTAACGTCCTCCATCGGCAGCATCGTCCTCACTTACATGAAGATCACGGTGGTCTGTCTGACCAGCAAGAGCAAGATGTTAAACACAAAAGCCCTGAAGACCTGCAGCACTCATCTCTTCGTGTACTTAATTATGTTCTTTTGTGGAAAATGCACCATCGTGCTGCATCGCTTCCCTCAACTCTCCGACCAGAGAAAACTTTCTGCCATCTTGTTTCATGTCATCCCTGGCAGCTTGAACCCCATCATTTATGCGGCTCAGTCGAAGGAAATCAAAAGGTTCTTGTCAAAGTTGCTCCGGTCCAGGAAGGTTTCATCGCCATGA
- the LOC133459361 gene encoding olfactory receptor 5H19-like — protein sequence MENFTFNSVTLQLESLKVSQVSLYPIFFFFLFSYLFILIVNVAIMVLIFTDSSLHQPMYLLFCNLTFNDVFGNSILLPRLLLDMLKPPSKILISYNECVVQAFSTHLFGTTSHTILMIMTFDRYVAICNPLRYAAIMTNKMVVKLTVSAWGVAFVLVGILLGLTVRLNRCRTLITNPYCDNASLFKLSCESVFINNIYGLAFTVVLLTSSIGSIVLTYMKITVVCLTSKSKSLNSKALKTCSTHLIVYVIMLFCGLLVIVLHRFPQFSDYRKLCAILFHIIPGTFNPVVYGVQSQQVKKFIAKLFRSKKVDLSKT from the coding sequence ATGGAAAACTTCACCTTCAACAGCGTCACTCTCCAGCTGGAGAGTCTGAAGGTCTCCCAGGTTTCCCTGTACcccatcttcttctttttccttttctcctaCCTGTTCATACTGATTGTCAATGTCGCCATTATGGTGCTGATCTTCACAGACAGCAGCCTCCACCAGCCCATGTACCTGCTCTTCTGTAACCTGACATTCAATGACGTATTTGGAAATTCGATCCTATTGCCTCGGCTGCTCTTGGACATGTTGAAGCCTCCTTCGAAGATCCTCATCAGTTACAACGAGTGTGTGGTTCAGGCTTTCAGCACACATCTGTTCGGAACCACGTCCCACACGATTCTCATGATCATGACCTTTGACAGATACGTGGCCATCTGTAATCCTCTGCGTTACGCTGCCATAATGACCAACAAAATGGTGGTGAAGCTGACGGTTTCAGCCTGGGGCGTGGCCTTCGTTCTGGTCGGGATTCTGCTCGGCCTGACCGTTCGGTTGAATCGATGCAGGACTTTGATCACTAACCCGTACTGTGACAACGCCTCGTTGTTTAAGCTGTCATGTGAGAGCGTGTTCATCAACAACATCTATGGCCTCGCCTTCACCGTGGTTTTGTTAACATCCTCCATCGGCAGCATCGTCCTCACTTACATGAAGATCACGGTAGTCTGTCTGACCAGCAAGAGCAAGTCCTTGAACAGTAAAGCCCTGAAGACCTGCAGCACTCATCTGATCGTCTATGTGATCATGCTTTTTTGCGGACTGCTCGTCATCGTGCTGCATCGCTTCCCACAGTTCTCAGACTACAGAAAACTGTGTGCCATTTTGTTCCACATCATCCCCGGCACCTTCAATCCGGTCGTTTATGGGGTTCAGTCACAACAGGTGAAAAAATTCATAGCTAAGTTGTTCCGGTCCAAAAAGGTGGACCTGTCAAAGACGTAA